From a single Fusobacterium ulcerans ATCC 49185 genomic region:
- a CDS encoding adhesion protein FadA, translating into MQIKKSILLGLGAILISANLAAADMTLDSKFSQLEAELKMLEQKENERFKQEEMIAKTAQENLNLLTTLKGKSNERTQMLMNMEGKSIYNEEVKKILKQYQVFVSDIDKQVKIEERKVFEFNQLKSLR; encoded by the coding sequence ATGCAAATTAAAAAAAGTATATTATTGGGATTAGGCGCAATATTAATATCAGCAAATCTAGCAGCAGCAGATATGACATTAGACAGTAAATTCTCACAACTTGAGGCAGAACTGAAGATGTTGGAGCAGAAGGAAAATGAGAGATTCAAGCAGGAAGAAATGATAGCAAAAACAGCACAGGAGAATTTGAATTTATTAACGACATTAAAAGGGAAGAGTAATGAAAGAACTCAAATGCTTATGAATATGGAAGGAAAAAGTATTTACAATGAAGAAGTAAAAAAAATATTAAAACAATACCAAGTATTTGTAAGCGATATAGATAAACAGGTAAAAATAGAAGAGAGAAAAGTATTCGAATTTAACCAATTAAAAAGTTTAAGATAA
- a CDS encoding HU family DNA-binding protein, which yields MREKDFLRLYVDLYREKGEKISSMKAAKGRIDSIWETLIESLLKEKKVIFKGIGKFELRETNPRRVVLPFKKKGESSYMLEKKMIQKKKNNKICCWR from the coding sequence ATGAGGGAGAAAGATTTTTTAAGACTCTATGTAGATTTATATAGAGAAAAAGGTGAAAAAATTTCATCAATGAAAGCAGCAAAAGGAAGAATAGATTCTATATGGGAAACCCTTATAGAATCGCTTTTAAAAGAGAAAAAAGTAATTTTTAAGGGAATTGGAAAGTTTGAATTAAGAGAAACTAACCCAAGAAGAGTTGTTCTTCCATTTAAAAAGAAAGGGGAAAGCAGTTATATGCTTGAAAAGAAAATGATACAAAAAAAAAAAAATAATAAAATTTGCTGCTGGAGATGA
- a CDS encoding ATP-binding protein yields the protein MIKCQFCGKEYMKNPYKYMDSLPEIFKKNLEYIPACNCLEENKIRELEELEKKRVQECMKNRMKKCKDISVMDEKFARSRFERADMKSDYMQLSKRYAESFMSKDKKEGMLLYGGVGTGKTFASACIANYLMERGKTVLVINLGLYFNKLTMEWGEAEKVVLEQTEKCDLMIIDDFGSEKGLDRNQTGWRAEKIYNLIDGRYRSEKPLIISTNLNFSADERKCELSEKFSTQGQNRIRDRIIDMCFPVEVTGKSRRGMTQKRFAEFIS from the coding sequence ATGATAAAATGTCAATTTTGTGGGAAAGAGTATATGAAAAATCCATATAAGTATATGGATTCCCTTCCAGAGATTTTTAAAAAGAATCTGGAATATATACCAGCCTGTAATTGTCTGGAAGAAAACAAGATAAGGGAGCTGGAAGAACTGGAAAAGAAGAGAGTGCAGGAATGTATGAAAAACAGGATGAAAAAGTGTAAGGATATTTCTGTGATGGATGAAAAATTCGCAAGAAGCAGATTTGAAAGGGCTGATATGAAAAGTGATTATATGCAGCTGTCAAAAAGATATGCAGAGAGCTTTATGAGCAAGGACAAAAAAGAGGGAATGCTCCTGTATGGAGGAGTAGGAACAGGAAAGACATTTGCAAGCGCCTGTATAGCTAATTACCTCATGGAAAGAGGGAAGACTGTATTGGTAATTAATCTAGGACTGTATTTTAACAAACTGACTATGGAGTGGGGAGAAGCTGAGAAAGTAGTTCTGGAACAGACAGAGAAATGTGACTTGATGATTATTGATGATTTCGGCAGTGAAAAAGGACTAGATAGAAATCAAACAGGATGGAGGGCTGAAAAGATATACAATCTCATTGATGGGAGATACAGAAGCGAGAAGCCTCTTATAATTTCAACAAATTTGAATTTCAGCGCAGATGAGAGAAAATGTGAGTTAAGCGAGAAATTCTCTACACAAGGGCAGAACAGGATAAGGGACAGAATAATAGATATGTGTTTTCCAGTAGAAGTAACAGGGAAGAGCAGAAGGGGAATGACCCAGAAGAGATTTGCAGAATTTATATCTTAA
- a CDS encoding endonuclease/exonuclease/phosphatase family protein: MKKILALLFVIFSVVSFAETKVLYNKKIAKNNPKMKIMTYNIAAGANNFKVDLKVTAETIKKVNPDIIAVQEVDRNTNRSGKIDQAQILADLTGYNMVFGKTIDHDGGDYGIAILSKYPILSQQSLVLPSFPNGDTTSPGYEQRIALVTQIEVPGFEVPITFINTHLDWHEDPTVRLQQVRTINEITLDMRGIKILAGDFNDTVNSVVGKEMERYWVSVFDDKIDHRTWPAVNPEVAIDQIYLNKAQVWEAQTYVPNKENEKDGIQWNKVSDHIPVIVELKLLEQ; this comes from the coding sequence ATGAAAAAAATATTAGCATTGTTATTTGTAATTTTTTCTGTTGTATCTTTTGCAGAAACAAAAGTTTTATACAATAAAAAAATAGCCAAAAACAATCCAAAGATGAAAATCATGACTTACAACATTGCAGCAGGGGCGAATAATTTCAAAGTAGATTTAAAGGTAACAGCAGAAACAATAAAAAAGGTAAATCCAGATATTATAGCTGTACAAGAGGTGGATAGGAATACTAATCGTAGTGGAAAGATAGATCAAGCTCAAATTCTTGCAGATCTTACTGGATATAATATGGTATTTGGAAAGACTATAGATCATGATGGTGGGGATTATGGAATAGCAATTTTATCTAAATATCCTATTTTAAGTCAACAAAGTCTTGTTTTGCCTTCTTTCCCAAATGGAGATACAACAAGTCCTGGGTATGAACAAAGAATAGCTTTAGTTACTCAAATAGAAGTTCCAGGATTTGAAGTGCCAATAACATTTATTAATACTCACTTAGACTGGCATGAAGATCCAACAGTTCGTTTACAGCAAGTAAGAACTATAAATGAAATAACTCTTGATATGAGAGGAATAAAAATATTAGCAGGAGATTTTAATGATACTGTTAATTCAGTAGTAGGAAAAGAAATGGAAAGATATTGGGTATCAGTGTTTGATGATAAGATAGATCATAGAACATGGCCAGCAGTAAATCCAGAAGTTGCAATCGACCAAATATATTTAAATAAAGCGCAAGTATGGGAAGCACAAACATATGTACCTAACAAAGAAAATGAAAAAGATGGAATTCAATGGAATAAAGTAAGTGACCATATTCCTGTAATTGTAGAATTAAAATTATTAGAACAATAA
- a CDS encoding helix-turn-helix domain-containing protein has product MTREDYMCQKLGSLSNFDKLLVEKMVEQLGEWATIEEAAKYFKRHKNTIYDKVEGGEVLNRRIGNKILIYTRSLIFLME; this is encoded by the coding sequence ATGACTAGAGAAGATTATATGTGTCAAAAATTAGGAAGTCTTTCAAATTTTGATAAACTGCTGGTAGAGAAAATGGTGGAGCAACTTGGAGAATGGGCAACAATAGAGGAAGCAGCCAAGTATTTTAAAAGACATAAAAATACTATTTATGACAAAGTGGAAGGAGGAGAAGTTCTCAATAGAAGAATTGGAAATAAAATTTTAATTTATACAAGGAGCTTGATCTTTTTGATGGAATAA
- a CDS encoding adhesion protein FadA gives MKRFKGLEQEYNLLIQKEQEKFNTEKKIAEAAQSTLAKQREIYNQLSEKVAKLNQMKDVKFYKEQYGELVSKYQAALKDLEAQMKEQENIINRFRQLEALKTNKSK, from the coding sequence TTGAAGCGTTTCAAAGGTTTGGAACAGGAATACAATCTATTGATACAAAAAGAGCAGGAAAAATTTAATACAGAGAAAAAGATAGCAGAAGCAGCACAATCAACTTTGGCTAAACAAAGAGAAATATACAATCAATTATCAGAAAAAGTAGCAAAATTAAATCAAATGAAAGATGTGAAATTCTATAAAGAGCAATATGGAGAGCTTGTATCAAAATATCAAGCAGCTTTAAAAGATTTAGAAGCACAAATGAAAGAGCAAGAAAATATAATTAATAGATTTAGACAATTAGAAGCATTAAAAACAAATAAAAGTAAATAA